In Deltaproteobacteria bacterium, one genomic interval encodes:
- a CDS encoding APC family permease has product MPEQPAVKPTLGLTGVTVNAMALIAPGAFLWITYQLQAAATAPDGSSVASDIWAGIAFALILAFLTAISYAQLARLYPEAGFGSCYYFAEKAFLDRENQAHHKWARLAKLVTGWAAHLFYWVYPGCMVAFMATLIGYVYQQLTGATLSWTSLAIIAALFAALNGYIAMRGVNGSTMTALVINVVQLTTLVLFSCLAIYYRLNNPEHATGWAFGGGWDVVMPHSLSGVLIQSTIAILILVGFESCTAFAAETKDPKKNIPRAVILSLVIQGLFAYMFEYFAAGYMVSEKLAGTDANQAAVTGMAAAAASSAPIGDMAILVGNSVLGGIGFGLMISIAVTVGLAILGTTLSCLNTAVRVSYAMAQDKEMPELLGAMHGRFATPHRAIWVLVVVSTLIAWVGVYSVVGLTGITLASNFGTFVLYGLTCVWTIIAFTGRKEFSMLKHLVVPGLGLIANLAMLGAILYLYIIGNADAQHEAYICFAIAGAWGLLSLLYVAVTSRRAGRAILAAPTRAA; this is encoded by the coding sequence ATGCCAGAACAGCCAGCCGTAAAGCCGACGCTCGGGCTCACCGGCGTCACCGTGAACGCGATGGCGCTGATCGCGCCGGGCGCGTTTCTGTGGATCACCTACCAGCTGCAGGCCGCGGCCACCGCGCCCGACGGCAGCTCGGTGGCGAGCGACATCTGGGCCGGGATCGCCTTCGCGCTGATCCTCGCCTTCCTGACCGCGATCTCCTACGCCCAGCTCGCCCGCCTCTACCCGGAGGCCGGGTTCGGGAGCTGCTACTACTTCGCCGAGAAAGCCTTCCTCGACCGCGAAAACCAGGCCCATCACAAGTGGGCCCGGCTCGCCAAGCTCGTCACGGGCTGGGCGGCACACCTCTTCTACTGGGTGTACCCGGGCTGCATGGTCGCCTTTATGGCGACGCTGATCGGCTACGTCTACCAGCAGTTGACCGGCGCGACGCTCTCGTGGACGAGCCTGGCCATCATCGCGGCCCTCTTCGCGGCCCTGAACGGCTACATCGCGATGCGCGGCGTGAACGGCTCCACCATGACGGCGCTGGTCATCAACGTCGTCCAGCTCACGACGCTCGTCCTGTTCAGCTGCCTCGCGATCTACTACCGCCTGAACAATCCCGAGCACGCGACCGGGTGGGCGTTCGGTGGTGGCTGGGACGTGGTCATGCCGCACTCGCTCTCGGGCGTTCTCATCCAGTCGACCATCGCGATCCTCATCCTCGTCGGCTTCGAAAGCTGCACCGCGTTCGCCGCCGAGACCAAGGATCCCAAGAAGAACATCCCGCGGGCTGTGATCCTCTCGCTCGTCATCCAGGGCCTCTTCGCCTACATGTTCGAGTACTTCGCGGCCGGCTACATGGTGAGCGAGAAGCTGGCCGGCACGGACGCGAACCAGGCGGCGGTGACCGGCATGGCCGCGGCCGCGGCCTCCAGCGCGCCGATCGGCGACATGGCGATCCTGGTCGGTAACAGCGTCCTCGGCGGCATCGGCTTCGGGCTCATGATCTCGATCGCCGTGACGGTCGGGCTCGCGATCCTCGGCACGACGCTCAGCTGCCTCAACACCGCCGTGCGCGTGAGCTACGCGATGGCGCAGGACAAGGAGATGCCGGAGCTCCTCGGCGCCATGCACGGGCGCTTCGCGACCCCACACCGGGCGATCTGGGTGCTGGTCGTCGTGTCGACCCTCATCGCTTGGGTCGGCGTGTACTCCGTCGTCGGCCTGACGGGCATCACGCTGGCCTCGAACTTCGGCACCTTCGTCCTCTACGGCCTCACCTGCGTGTGGACGATCATCGCGTTCACCGGCCGCAAGGAGTTCAGCATGCTGAAACACCTCGTCGTCCCGGGGCTCGGCCTGATCGCGAACCTCGCCATGCTGGGCGCGATCCTGTACCTCTACATCATCGGCAACGCGGATGCGCAGCACGAGGCGTACATCTGCTTCGCCATCGCGGGCGCGTGGGGGCTGTTGAGCCTCCTCTACGTGGCGGTGACGAGCCGGCGCGCCGGCCGGGCCATCCTGGCAGCGCCGACGCGCGCGGCCTGA
- a CDS encoding P-II family nitrogen regulator codes for MKRIEAVIKPFKLDDVKDRLGKAGVRGLTVGDVRGFGRQKGQTDLYGGAEYVVDFLPKVQVSVLVPDECVAKAVEAIVAGARTGRIGDGKIFVSPVEEVVRIRTGERGPAAV; via the coding sequence GTGAAGCGGATCGAGGCGGTCATCAAGCCCTTCAAGCTCGATGACGTGAAGGACCGGCTCGGGAAGGCGGGGGTGCGGGGGCTCACGGTCGGCGACGTGCGTGGCTTTGGCCGCCAGAAGGGGCAGACCGACCTCTACGGGGGCGCCGAGTACGTCGTCGACTTCCTGCCCAAGGTGCAGGTCTCCGTTCTGGTGCCGGACGAGTGCGTGGCGAAGGCGGTGGAGGCGATCGTGGCGGGTGCGCGCACCGGCCGCATCGGCGACGGGAAGATCTTCGTCTCGCCGGTTGAGGAGGTGGTTCGCATCCGGACGGGCGAGCGGGGTCCGGCTGCGGTGTGA
- a CDS encoding aldehyde dehydrogenase family protein encodes MAQGAFLGEAPVRRTIEVRSPATGARLAEYPVSDRETVAAAVARARDAQAPWAALGFAERARILRTVRDRFIDGKDRICDVVSGETGKPRHDVITNELLFLCDAIGFWSKRAEKYLADEPARPHLLKNKRVYVSYVPYGVVGIIGPWNFPFNLTIGEAIPALMAGNAVVLKPSEVTPGSAVLGAELARAAGLPPDVLQVVTGYGDTGQHLIELADMICFTGSVATGRKVAERCGQLLKPVTLELGGKDPMIVLRDADLERASSACVYGGLVNAGQVCISVERVYVEGPVYDAFVQKVVAKVRQVRQGPPDAGVVEVGSMTFPPQIDKVERHVQDAVARGAQVLTGGRRRTDLPGLYFEPTVLVDVDHDMEVMRDETFGPVIPIMKVRDEEEAIRLANESRYGLDASVWTRDLARGARVARRVQSGAVCVNDVLVNYAVTEVPMGGWKESGIGYRHGPGGIRKFCAQQSVVIDRFGTKSEINWWPMTPRKAKLFRRALNFFGSGWRRKLRGA; translated from the coding sequence ATGGCCCAGGGCGCATTCCTCGGCGAAGCCCCCGTCCGGCGGACGATCGAGGTGAGGAGCCCTGCGACGGGCGCCCGCCTGGCCGAGTACCCGGTCTCCGACCGCGAGACGGTGGCCGCGGCCGTGGCGCGGGCGCGCGACGCCCAGGCGCCGTGGGCGGCTCTCGGGTTCGCCGAACGGGCGCGCATCCTGCGCACGGTCCGCGACCGCTTCATCGACGGGAAGGACCGCATCTGCGACGTCGTCTCGGGCGAGACCGGGAAGCCCCGGCACGACGTCATCACCAACGAGCTCCTCTTCCTCTGCGACGCGATCGGCTTCTGGTCGAAGCGCGCCGAGAAGTACCTCGCCGACGAGCCCGCGCGGCCCCACCTCCTCAAGAACAAGCGCGTCTACGTGAGCTACGTGCCCTACGGGGTCGTCGGGATCATCGGGCCGTGGAACTTCCCCTTCAATCTCACCATCGGCGAGGCGATCCCGGCGCTCATGGCGGGGAACGCGGTCGTCCTGAAGCCGTCGGAGGTGACGCCGGGGAGCGCCGTGCTCGGCGCCGAGCTGGCCCGGGCCGCGGGCCTCCCGCCGGACGTGCTCCAGGTCGTGACCGGCTACGGCGACACCGGGCAACACCTGATCGAGCTCGCCGACATGATCTGCTTCACGGGCAGCGTGGCGACCGGCCGCAAGGTCGCCGAGCGCTGCGGGCAGCTGCTCAAGCCCGTCACCCTCGAGCTCGGCGGCAAGGATCCTATGATCGTGCTCCGCGACGCGGATCTGGAGCGCGCCTCGAGCGCGTGCGTGTACGGCGGCCTGGTGAACGCCGGGCAGGTCTGCATCTCGGTCGAGCGCGTCTACGTCGAGGGGCCGGTATACGACGCCTTCGTCCAGAAGGTGGTGGCGAAGGTACGCCAGGTCCGCCAGGGCCCGCCCGACGCGGGCGTGGTCGAGGTCGGCTCCATGACCTTCCCGCCGCAGATCGACAAGGTCGAGCGCCACGTGCAGGACGCGGTCGCGCGGGGCGCGCAGGTGCTGACCGGCGGCCGGCGTCGCACCGACCTGCCGGGTCTCTACTTCGAGCCCACGGTGCTGGTCGACGTCGACCACGACATGGAGGTCATGCGCGACGAGACCTTCGGCCCGGTCATCCCGATCATGAAGGTGCGCGACGAGGAGGAGGCGATCCGCCTCGCCAACGAGTCGCGCTACGGCCTCGACGCCAGCGTGTGGACCAGGGACCTCGCGCGCGGCGCGCGCGTCGCCCGCCGCGTGCAGTCGGGCGCGGTGTGCGTGAACGACGTGCTCGTCAACTACGCCGTCACCGAGGTCCCGATGGGCGGCTGGAAGGAGAGCGGCATCGGCTACCGCCACGGCCCGGGCGGCATCCGCAAGTTCTGCGCGCAGCAGAGCGTGGTCATCGACCGCTTCGGCACGAAGTCCGAGATCAACTGGTGGCCGATGACGCCGCGGAAGGCGAAGCTCTTCCGGCGAGCGCTCAACTTCTTCGGATCGGGCTGGCGGCGGAAGCTGCGCGGGGCGTAG
- a CDS encoding response regulator gives MVMGSGAEPASIDLGDAMLAPEPTLDGLLVLLVDDDADTREAISAVLKECGAEVSAFACAPEALAALRREIPDVLVSDIAMPGMDGHLLMRRIRELAAERGGSIPAIALTAYASPADRTLALLAGYQVFLPKPFDPAELVALVAKLAGVMPGA, from the coding sequence ATGGTGATGGGTTCAGGAGCAGAACCGGCCTCGATCGATCTGGGCGATGCGATGCTCGCGCCCGAGCCGACGCTCGACGGCCTCCTGGTTCTGCTCGTCGATGACGACGCGGACACGCGGGAGGCCATTTCCGCGGTGCTCAAGGAGTGCGGAGCGGAGGTCAGCGCGTTCGCCTGCGCACCCGAAGCCCTCGCGGCGCTCCGGCGCGAGATACCCGACGTCCTGGTGAGCGACATCGCGATGCCCGGCATGGACGGTCACCTGCTCATGCGCCGGATACGCGAGCTCGCTGCGGAGCGCGGGGGGAGCATCCCCGCGATCGCGCTCACGGCATACGCTTCGCCGGCGGACCGCACGCTGGCGCTCCTGGCCGGCTACCAGGTGTTCCTGCCGAAGCCATTCGATCCCGCGGAGCTCGTCGCGCTGGTGGCGAAGCTCGCCGGCGTCATGCCCGGCGCCTGA
- a CDS encoding CoA transferase: protein MALPTDPSLPLADLKVLDFSWAGVGPITVKYLADHGATVVRVESRARYDVVRLGPPWHEGKPGIERSQFYASYNTSKLGIALDLSTPAARDIARRLAVWADVLVESYTPHVMRAFGLAYEDLRRLNPRLVMLSTCLQGQTGPHAEFPGFGQLAAALSGFYEIAGWADRPPAPPYGAYTDYVVPRLAATALLAAVDHQRRTGEGQHVDVSQVEAALHFLAPALLDYELTGRIATRAGNRSDHAAPHGAYPCAGDERWIVLGVQGDGEWRALCAALARPAWLADARFASHAARLANAEALDALVAEATRSHDAGELAGRLQAAGIAAGVVESALDLHADSALAGWRFFQWLEHPARPPAPYEGHALRLEATPGKLRWAAPALGEHTALVLREVLGMTEEEIARLIDERVAW from the coding sequence ATGGCGCTGCCGACCGACCCCTCGCTTCCGCTCGCCGACCTGAAGGTCCTCGACTTCTCCTGGGCCGGCGTCGGCCCGATCACGGTGAAGTACCTGGCCGACCACGGTGCGACCGTCGTCCGCGTCGAGTCGCGTGCGCGCTACGACGTCGTCCGCCTGGGCCCGCCGTGGCATGAGGGCAAGCCCGGCATCGAGCGGAGTCAGTTCTATGCCAGCTACAACACCTCGAAGCTCGGCATCGCGCTCGACCTGTCCACGCCTGCGGCGCGCGACATCGCGCGGCGGCTCGCCGTCTGGGCCGACGTCCTGGTCGAGAGCTACACGCCGCACGTGATGCGCGCGTTCGGCCTCGCCTACGAGGACCTCCGGCGACTGAACCCGCGCCTGGTCATGCTCAGCACCTGCCTCCAGGGGCAGACCGGACCGCACGCCGAGTTCCCGGGCTTCGGGCAGCTCGCGGCGGCGCTCTCGGGCTTCTACGAGATCGCGGGCTGGGCGGACCGCCCGCCCGCACCGCCCTACGGGGCGTACACCGACTACGTCGTCCCGCGCCTCGCGGCGACCGCGCTCCTCGCGGCCGTCGATCACCAGCGGCGGACGGGCGAGGGCCAGCACGTCGACGTGTCGCAGGTCGAGGCCGCGCTCCACTTCCTCGCCCCCGCGCTCCTCGACTACGAGCTGACGGGCCGGATCGCGACGCGCGCGGGGAACCGCAGCGACCACGCGGCGCCGCACGGCGCCTACCCGTGCGCGGGCGACGAGCGGTGGATCGTGCTCGGCGTGCAGGGCGACGGGGAGTGGCGCGCGCTGTGCGCCGCGCTCGCGCGGCCCGCCTGGCTCGCGGATGCGCGCTTCGCGTCGCACGCGGCGCGCCTCGCCAACGCCGAGGCGCTGGACGCGCTGGTGGCCGAGGCGACGCGCTCCCACGATGCCGGCGAGCTCGCGGGCCGGCTGCAGGCGGCCGGGATCGCGGCCGGGGTCGTCGAGAGCGCGCTCGACCTGCACGCCGACTCGGCGCTCGCCGGCTGGCGCTTTTTCCAGTGGCTCGAGCACCCGGCGCGCCCGCCGGCGCCCTACGAGGGCCACGCGCTGAGGCTCGAGGCGACGCCGGGGAAGCTCCGCTGGGCGGCGCCGGCGCTCGGCGAGCACACCGCGCTCGTGCTGCGCGAGGTGCTGGGCATGACGGAGGAGGAGATCGCACGGCTGATCGACGAGCGGGTGGCCTGGTAG
- a CDS encoding glycosyltransferase, whose amino-acid sequence MPGKALILSASAGAGHVRAAQALERAFVQLGAPYQVHHVDALQFTNKVFRTLYSKAYIELVERAPDVLGWLYDRLDTPWEKERRRLAWDKLNTRPFVRMLERQRPDLVLCTHFLPAEIISWLKAKARLACPQAIVVTDFDVHAMWLCHHFEHYFVAIDETREHLVRLGIPAGKVTVSGIPIDPVFAEAKDKHAMRQKLGLLADRTIVLLSAGGFGVGPIEHAVASLLGLRHPAQIVVVCGRNEELRQRLGALAAERAGEPNALAVVGYTTEMDEYMSAADILVGKPGGLTTSEALAKQLVLVIVNPIPGQEERNSDHLLEQGAAIRCNNLPVLGYKIDRLLDDPARTAAMRENARRLARPHAAREIVEKALTLVPVAGVDRPAAGRHS is encoded by the coding sequence GTGCCGGGCAAGGCCCTCATCCTGTCGGCCTCCGCGGGCGCGGGTCACGTCCGCGCCGCGCAGGCGCTGGAGCGCGCCTTCGTCCAGCTGGGCGCCCCCTACCAGGTGCACCACGTCGACGCGCTCCAGTTCACCAACAAGGTCTTCCGCACCCTCTACTCGAAGGCCTACATCGAGCTGGTGGAGCGCGCGCCCGACGTGCTCGGCTGGCTCTACGATCGGCTCGACACGCCGTGGGAGAAGGAGCGGCGCCGCCTCGCCTGGGACAAGCTCAACACGCGCCCGTTCGTGCGCATGCTCGAGAGGCAGCGGCCGGACCTCGTCCTGTGCACCCACTTCCTGCCCGCCGAGATCATCTCGTGGCTCAAGGCCAAGGCGCGGCTCGCGTGCCCGCAGGCGATCGTCGTCACCGACTTCGACGTGCACGCGATGTGGCTGTGCCATCATTTCGAGCACTATTTCGTGGCGATCGACGAGACGCGCGAGCACCTGGTGCGGCTCGGCATCCCCGCCGGCAAGGTGACCGTGAGCGGCATCCCGATCGATCCGGTGTTCGCGGAGGCGAAGGACAAGCACGCGATGCGGCAGAAGCTCGGGCTCCTCGCCGACCGGACGATCGTGCTCCTCTCGGCGGGCGGCTTCGGCGTCGGACCGATCGAGCACGCCGTCGCGAGCCTCCTCGGGCTGCGCCATCCCGCGCAGATCGTGGTCGTCTGCGGGCGCAACGAGGAGCTCCGGCAGCGGCTCGGCGCGCTCGCCGCCGAGCGCGCCGGGGAACCGAACGCGCTCGCCGTCGTCGGCTACACGACGGAGATGGACGAGTACATGTCGGCGGCCGACATCCTGGTCGGGAAGCCCGGCGGGCTCACCACGAGCGAGGCGCTCGCGAAGCAGCTCGTGCTCGTCATCGTCAACCCCATCCCGGGCCAGGAGGAGCGGAACTCGGACCACCTGCTCGAGCAGGGGGCGGCGATCCGCTGCAACAACCTGCCCGTGCTCGGCTACAAGATCGACCGCCTGCTCGATGACCCGGCGCGCACCGCGGCGATGCGCGAGAACGCCCGGCGGCTCGCCCGGCCGCACGCGGCGCGCGAGATCGTGGAGAAGGCGCTGACGCTCGTTCCCGTCGCCGGGGTTGACCGGCCGGCCGCCGGCCGGCACAGCTGA
- a CDS encoding HAMP domain-containing histidine kinase gives MARERWNDHIREALAQVEEQRDDAVAYLSTIKVLLDLLARGPAVRQCGQEIAEALVQQLALETCAVALCEEPRGDLTLTGFATQAQRLGGPCGGLGESGWLALARLLKPGMSPTCFRRRTDGGFDAVSPGELAGEGFFVLPFAVSGEPGGALLLHSLASPAQAFTRDRALSLLADIVGQVLTVARMRASVVALCADLEGELGVGRRALPDQQQSLRGHEENIRALTQGLIHSNRVKREFLGTVSHELRTPLNAILGYTALVRDGAAGTLSGEQATLLDRVLSNTRSLNTLIDDILFFVQLEADRVPICRDQVHTAALVEVVMAELPRPLEGERVPLRMAIAPEAAIMGVDEALLRRLLFHLLSNAFKFTSAGEVTVVVRAGEERGSAVLAVRDTGVGIPPERVSELFAPGDSSGTRCHDGLGLGIGLTLVQRCVRLLGGEVTVESQPGVGSEFRVRLPDALAVAHDDQPAAAVGRLTH, from the coding sequence ATGGCGAGGGAGCGCTGGAACGATCACATCCGCGAGGCACTCGCCCAGGTCGAGGAGCAGCGCGACGATGCCGTCGCGTACCTCTCCACGATCAAGGTCCTGCTCGACCTGCTCGCGCGCGGGCCCGCGGTCAGGCAGTGCGGGCAGGAGATCGCCGAGGCGCTCGTACAGCAGCTCGCCCTCGAGACGTGCGCCGTCGCGCTGTGCGAGGAGCCCCGGGGCGACCTGACGCTGACCGGGTTCGCGACGCAGGCGCAGCGCCTGGGCGGCCCGTGCGGCGGACTCGGCGAGTCGGGCTGGCTCGCGCTCGCGCGCCTGCTCAAGCCGGGCATGAGCCCGACCTGCTTTCGGCGCCGGACGGATGGGGGCTTCGACGCGGTCTCGCCGGGAGAGCTCGCCGGCGAGGGCTTTTTCGTCCTCCCCTTCGCCGTGAGCGGCGAGCCGGGCGGCGCGCTCCTGCTCCATTCCCTGGCGTCGCCGGCGCAAGCCTTCACGCGCGACCGCGCGCTCTCCCTGCTCGCGGATATCGTCGGCCAGGTGCTCACCGTCGCGCGCATGCGCGCGTCGGTGGTCGCGCTGTGCGCCGACCTGGAGGGCGAGCTCGGGGTCGGGCGCCGCGCGCTCCCCGATCAGCAGCAGAGTCTCCGCGGGCACGAGGAGAACATCCGCGCCCTGACGCAAGGGCTCATCCACTCGAACCGCGTCAAGCGCGAGTTCCTCGGCACCGTCTCGCACGAGCTGCGCACGCCGCTCAACGCGATCCTCGGCTACACGGCGCTGGTGCGCGACGGCGCCGCGGGCACGCTGAGCGGCGAGCAGGCGACGCTCCTGGACCGCGTGCTCAGCAACACGCGCAGCCTGAACACCCTGATCGACGACATCCTGTTCTTCGTGCAGCTCGAGGCGGACCGTGTGCCGATCTGCCGCGATCAGGTCCACACCGCGGCCCTGGTCGAGGTGGTGATGGCGGAGCTGCCCCGGCCGCTCGAGGGGGAGCGGGTCCCGCTCCGCATGGCCATCGCGCCCGAGGCCGCGATCATGGGCGTCGACGAAGCGCTCCTGCGCCGCCTGCTCTTCCACCTCCTCTCCAATGCCTTCAAGTTCACCAGCGCGGGGGAGGTGACGGTGGTGGTGCGCGCGGGCGAGGAGCGGGGCTCCGCCGTGCTCGCGGTGCGCGACACCGGGGTGGGCATCCCGCCCGAGCGCGTGAGCGAGCTCTTCGCGCCGGGCGACAGCTCGGGCACGCGGTGCCACGACGGCCTCGGCCTCGGCATCGGGCTCACCCTCGTGCAGCGCTGCGTGCGTCTGCTCGGCGGCGAGGTCACGGTCGAGAGCCAGCCCGGGGTGGGGAGCGAGTTCCGGGTGCGCCTCCCCGACGCGCTGGCGGTCGCCCACGACGACCAGCCGGCGGCCGCCGTCGGCCGGCTGACGCACTAG
- a CDS encoding HDOD domain-containing protein: MDEQAMQQFRADVVTRKNLPTLPTVLARILHLAESESASGRELIALIEHDQALTGKMLRLANSAFFGQSRRVSTIPRAVALLGLSTVRNLALGVKVWDTLGTGMAQSRPEELWAHALAVGVAAKTLAARLRAGDPDEAFTAGVLHDVGRLVLAMRFREEYWRVVGDAGEAGAIERKEATGLGVDHAEVGGWILEAWSLPPTIVEAVRAHHAADARPGVPGLLAVADRLVAWTDLATGVMDSQATALLDRSREHGVTPAVWDDVVRQLREGDELAALGQLEA, translated from the coding sequence ATGGACGAGCAGGCGATGCAGCAGTTCCGGGCGGACGTGGTGACGCGGAAGAACCTTCCCACCCTCCCCACCGTGCTGGCCAGGATCCTCCACCTCGCCGAGTCGGAGAGCGCCAGCGGCAGGGAGCTGATCGCGCTCATCGAGCACGATCAGGCGCTCACCGGGAAGATGCTTCGGCTGGCCAACAGCGCCTTCTTCGGCCAGAGCCGGCGGGTCTCGACCATCCCGCGCGCCGTCGCGCTGCTCGGTCTCTCGACCGTCCGCAACCTGGCACTCGGGGTGAAGGTGTGGGACACGCTCGGGACCGGCATGGCGCAGAGCCGGCCGGAGGAGCTCTGGGCGCATGCGCTGGCGGTCGGGGTGGCGGCCAAGACCCTGGCTGCGCGGCTGCGCGCCGGCGACCCGGACGAGGCCTTCACGGCCGGCGTGCTCCACGACGTCGGGCGGCTCGTCCTCGCGATGCGCTTCCGCGAGGAATACTGGCGGGTCGTCGGCGACGCGGGCGAGGCCGGGGCGATCGAGCGCAAGGAGGCCACCGGCCTGGGCGTTGACCACGCCGAGGTCGGCGGCTGGATCCTCGAGGCGTGGAGCCTCCCGCCCACGATCGTCGAGGCCGTGCGCGCGCACCATGCGGCCGACGCACGCCCCGGGGTGCCCGGGCTCCTCGCCGTCGCCGACCGCCTGGTCGCGTGGACCGATCTCGCCACCGGCGTGATGGACTCGCAGGCGACCGCACTCCTCGACCGGAGCCGCGAGCACGGCGTCACGCCCGCGGTGTGGGACGACGTGGTGCGCCAGCTGCGCGAGGGCGACGAGCTCGCGGCGCTGGGCCAGCTCGAGGCGTGA